In Amphiura filiformis chromosome 1, Afil_fr2py, whole genome shotgun sequence, the following are encoded in one genomic region:
- the LOC140152932 gene encoding uncharacterized protein, with product MDSTPVTRAKRKLTAPIGKKRQKTSTPSKSRIEHYMSPGNISKVVGSPIQHQQSTLQSINEITDRSSRGDISDFTQMLVDGKNRNNKNKTNKGNAVLKKSGKSTDDETMESSVLHKTSNVNANKRQNMSRSRKSSRKGANLSSTLQNATIDKFLSPECSSSAITTPTRFSRDRDNDSSSENEETKVDPKEKKQTKQTIHQMSAGTSNVSEDEPSTSTGINQSKQNDEATIGRAKGVNRFMASGDVKTHMEDKEFVASQVHILSKPFTMDGGPRQWINTWKARQSASQNDDGEMEDIPEKVIHKTISKLNYAMNSDLGLRLSRQKQRTVLINLDEIRKEEQCGGADDRQRGKGMLKIGASLEEILEHYPSKWPSTDDVEDSGSEDEIEMSERYKDVHARLSALHESLTKKEQEREQLQNMCSQLQEIDENLRSYTDSDFKKELGRTKSLVSQMLKKLNQRRSPRKHTSSEPTTASKEPTSKEVYKYQLSGHEAIVRHLFASSF from the exons ATGGATTCCACACCAGTTACAAGAGCCAAAAGGAAATTGACTGCACCAATTGGTAAAAAGAGGCAGAAAACATCCACTCCCAGTAAAAGCAGAATTGAACATTACATGTCACCTGGTAACATCAGTAAAGTAGTAGGCTCACCAATCCAGCATCAACAAAGTACTTTGCAAAGTATCAATGAAATTACTGACAGGTCAAGTAGAGGTGATATTTCAGATTTTACTCAAATGCTTGTGGATGGTAAGAACAGAAATAACAAGAATAAGACAAACAAAGGTAATGCTGTGTTGAAGAAATCTGGAAAATCAACTGATGATGAAACTATGGAATCCTCTGTACTACATAAGACTAGCAATGTGAATGCCAACAAGAGGCAAAATATGTCAAGATCAAGGAAATCGTCAAGGAAAGGGGCCAATTTGTCGTCAACCCTGCAGAATGCAACCATTGATAAGTTTTTGTCACCAGAGTGCAGCAGTAGTGCCATAACAACACCAACAAG GTTTTCAAGAGACAGAGATAATGATTCATCATCAGAAAATGAGGAGACAAAAGTTGATCCAAAGGAAAAGAAACAAACTAAGCAGACAATACACCAGATGAGTGCTGGAACATCAAATGTATCTGAAGATGAACCTTCTACTAGCACTGGAATTAACCAATCAAAGCAGAATGATGAAGCTACCATTGGTAGAGCTAAAG GTGTTAACCGTTTCATGGCAAGTGGTGATGTCAAGACCCATATGGAAGATAAAGAATTTGTAGCAAGTCAAGTGCATATATTATCCAAGCCGTTTACTATGGATGGAGGCCCCAGACAATGGATTAATACATGGAAAG CACGTCAGTCAGCATCTCAAAATGATGATGGAGAAATGGAAGATATACCAGAAAAAGTGATACATAAAACTATATCAAAAT TGAACTATGCAATGAACTCTGATCTTGGTTTGCGTCTTAGTCGCCAAAAGCAGAGGACGGTGCTTATCAATTTGGATGAGATAAGGAAAGAGGAACAATGTGGTGGAGCAGACGACAGACAGAGAGGAAAAGGAATGCTGAAAATTGGAGCATCATTGGAAGA GATTTTAGAGCATTATCCAAGTAAATGGCCAAGTACAGATGATGTAGAAGACAGTGGATCCGAAGATGAAATTGAAATGTCTGAAAG ATACAAGGATGTACATGCCAGACTTTCTGCTCTTCATGAGTCTTTAACCAAAAAGGAACAAGAAAGAGAACAATTACAG AATATGTGTAGTCAGCTGCAAGAAATTGATGAGAATCTAAGGAGTTATACCGACAGTGATTTCAAGAAAGAACTTGGTAGAACCAAATCATTAG TGTCTCAAATGTTAAAGAAATTAAACCAAAGAAGAAGCCCAAGGAAACATACTTCAAGTGAACCTACTACAGCATCCAAAGAGCCCACTAGCAAGGAAGTTTACAAATACCAACTATCAGGACATGAAGCCATTGTTAGACACCTTTTTGCAAGTAGTTTTTGA